The DNA region ATGGTGATCGCCTGGCGGCGGAAGTCGTGGCCCACCCCGCGCGGGGTGTGGTCGAAGTAGCCGGACTGGTCGGCGGGGATCGGCGCGGTGCCGTCGCCGGGGAGGTTCTTCAGCAGGAAGAACTCGATCTCGGGGTGGGTGTAGAAGGTGAAGCCCTGGGCGGAGGCCTTCTCCAGGGTCCGCTTCAGGACGAACCGCGGGTCGGCGAAGGACGGCGAGCCGTCGGGCATCAGGATGTCGCAGAACATCCGGGCCGTACCGGGCGTCTCCGAGCGCCACGGCAGGATCTGGAAGGTGGTCGGGTCCGGCTTGGCGATCATGTCCGACTCGTAGACCCGGGCGAACCCCTCGATCGCCGAGCCGTCGAAGCCGATGCCCTCCTCGAACGCCTGCTCCAGTTCGGCCGGGGCCACCGCCACCGACTTCAGGAACCCCAGCACGTCGGTGAACCACAGCCGGACGAACCGGATGTCACGCTCTTCGAGCGTCCGAAGCACGAACTCCTGCTGCTTGCCCATGGGGACAGTCTCACCTCTGCTCTTTACGTTCGTGTTACGCCCGGAAACCACCCCGACAGCGACTGCCCCCATCATGGCGGATCACCACGGCGGAGGGCAGTGGCCACCCCGGCCGCGACATTTCGTCAGATCGACGATTAGACTCGGGACCATGCCCAATCTCCGTCTCGCCCTCTGCCAGACCGACCCGTGGGTCGGTGACATCGCACGCAACGGCGATGAGGTGGCGCACTGGACCAGGCAGGCCGTCGAGGCCGGTGCCCAGCTGGTGGCGTTCCCCGAGATGGCCCTCACCGGGTACCCGGTCGAGGACCTCGCCCTGCGCCGCTCCTTCGTGGAGGCGTCCCGGTCCGGACTGGTGGAGCTGGCCGGGCGGCTCGCCGCGGAGGGGCTCGGCGAGGTGCCGGTGGTGGTGGGGTACCTCGGGCGCTCCGAGCAGGCCTCGCCCCGGTTCGGGCGGCCCGCCGGCTCGCCGCAGAACTGCGCGGCGGTGCTGCACCGGGGCGGGGTGGTCACCCGGTTCGCCAAGCACCACCTGCCGAACTACGGCGTGTTCGACGAGTACCGCTGGTTCGTCCCCGGCGACCAGCTGCCGGTGCTGCGGCTGCACGGGGTGGACGTCGCCCTGGCGATCTGCGAGGACATCTGGCAGGACGGCGGCCGGGTGACCGCCGCCCGCGAGGCCGAGGCCGGCCTGCTGCTGGTGCTCAACGGCTCGCCGTACGAGCGGAACAAGGACGACACCCGGCTGGAGCTGGTCCGGCGCCGGGCCGCCGAGGCCGGGTGCGCGCTCGCGTACGTCAACATGGTCGGCGGCCAGGACGAGCTGGTCTTCGACGGCGACTCGATCGTGGTCGGCCCGGACGGCGGGGTGCTGGCCCGTGCGCCGCAGTTCGAGGAGCACCTGGTGGTGCTCGACCTCGACCTGCCGGCCGCCAGCAGCGACCACACCGACGGGCTGCTGCTCGCCGACGGCCTGCGCCTGGTCCGCACCGAGCTGGGCGGGGAGCCCGGGGCCGCACCGGCCGAGCGGGCCCGGGCCGGGGTCGCGCCCCGGTCGAGCGACGAGGCCGAGATCTGGTCGGCGCTGGTCGCCGGCACCCGGGCGTACGTGCACAAGAACGGCTTCCGCTCGGTGCTGCTCGGCCTGTCCGGCGGCATCGACTCGGCGGTGGTGGCCGCCGTCGCGGTGG from Kitasatospora sp. NBC_00458 includes:
- a CDS encoding NAD+ synthase — encoded protein: MPNLRLALCQTDPWVGDIARNGDEVAHWTRQAVEAGAQLVAFPEMALTGYPVEDLALRRSFVEASRSGLVELAGRLAAEGLGEVPVVVGYLGRSEQASPRFGRPAGSPQNCAAVLHRGGVVTRFAKHHLPNYGVFDEYRWFVPGDQLPVLRLHGVDVALAICEDIWQDGGRVTAAREAEAGLLLVLNGSPYERNKDDTRLELVRRRAAEAGCALAYVNMVGGQDELVFDGDSIVVGPDGGVLARAPQFEEHLVVLDLDLPAASSDHTDGLLLADGLRLVRTELGGEPGAAPAERARAGVAPRSSDEAEIWSALVAGTRAYVHKNGFRSVLLGLSGGIDSAVVAAVAVDAVGAGNVHCVSMPSRYSSQHSRDDAAELARRTGLEFRTVPITPMFDAYLAATELTGLAEENLQSRLRGTLLMAISNQEGHLVLAPGNKSELAVGYSTLYGDSVGAYGPIKDVYKSLVFRLAAWRNEEAERRGEVPPIPENTLTKPPSAELRPDQKDTDSLPDYDLLDAVLDLYVEGDQGRDAIVAAGFDPAVVDRVVRLVDTAEYKRRQYPPGPKISVKGFGRDRRLPITNRWRRG